A single window of Micrococcaceae bacterium Sec5.1 DNA harbors:
- the era gene encoding GTPase Era yields the protein MSKQNKKFDADDDFGGFHAGFSVLVGRPNAGKSTLTNALVGQKVAITSAKPQTTRHTIRGIVHREDAQLILVDTPGLHRPRTLLGKRLNDLVADTLSEVDAIGFCLPANEKIGPGDKYIAAQLAAVGRKPIVALVTKTDLVDRQALTEQLLAVAALGREVLGEQGWADIVPVSAADGFQVSTVADVLIGHMPSSPPLYPDGELTDEPEAVMIAELIREAALEGVRDELPHSLAVVVEEIVPREGRTEDNPLLDVRVNLYVERPSQKAIIIGKGGSRLREVGTNARKGIETLLGTRIYLDLHVKVAKDWQRDPKQLVKLGF from the coding sequence GTGAGCAAGCAAAATAAGAAATTCGACGCCGATGACGATTTCGGTGGCTTCCACGCCGGATTCTCGGTCCTCGTTGGCCGCCCCAACGCGGGTAAGTCCACGCTGACAAATGCGTTGGTAGGGCAGAAGGTGGCCATTACATCTGCCAAGCCGCAGACTACGCGCCACACGATTCGTGGCATCGTCCATCGCGAGGACGCACAACTGATCCTGGTTGATACACCGGGCCTCCACCGGCCACGTACGCTTCTGGGAAAGCGACTCAACGACCTCGTGGCTGACACGTTGTCCGAGGTGGACGCTATCGGCTTCTGCTTGCCGGCCAACGAAAAAATCGGTCCCGGCGATAAGTACATCGCCGCGCAGCTCGCTGCCGTTGGCCGCAAGCCCATTGTTGCCCTTGTGACGAAAACTGACCTCGTGGACCGTCAGGCCCTGACCGAGCAACTGCTCGCTGTTGCCGCATTGGGCCGTGAAGTCCTCGGAGAACAAGGCTGGGCGGATATCGTTCCCGTTTCTGCCGCCGACGGTTTCCAGGTATCCACCGTTGCCGACGTACTTATCGGGCATATGCCCTCGTCGCCGCCCCTTTACCCGGATGGTGAGCTCACGGACGAGCCCGAGGCCGTCATGATTGCTGAACTCATCCGTGAAGCCGCACTCGAAGGTGTCCGGGATGAACTTCCCCACTCCCTTGCCGTCGTCGTTGAGGAAATCGTGCCCCGCGAAGGACGTACGGAGGACAACCCGTTGCTGGATGTCCGCGTCAATCTGTACGTGGAGCGGCCTTCGCAGAAAGCCATCATCATTGGTAAGGGTGGCAGCAGGCTGCGTGAGGTCGGAACCAACGCGCGTAAGGGAATCGAGACGCTCCTGGGAACAAGGATCTACCTGGATTTGCATGTCAAGGTTGCCAAAGACTGGCAGCGTGATCCCAAGCAATTGGTGAAACTCGGCTTCTGA
- the ybeY gene encoding rRNA maturation RNase YbeY, which translates to MSIEINNESGVEVDEAQLVTLSRFIFERLYIHPQAELSILLVDEPAMEKLHIELMDEPGATDVLSVPMDELTPGTPDKPTPQGMLGDIAICPQVAEVQARNAGHTTQDEMLLLATHGILHLLGFDHAEPEEKEEMFGLQRELLSEFLGKDAPMETMQ; encoded by the coding sequence ATGAGCATTGAAATCAACAACGAATCCGGCGTGGAGGTGGACGAAGCCCAACTGGTGACGTTGTCGCGGTTCATCTTCGAGCGCCTCTACATCCATCCGCAGGCTGAGCTGTCCATCCTCCTGGTGGATGAACCCGCCATGGAGAAGCTGCACATCGAGCTCATGGACGAACCAGGAGCCACGGATGTGCTCTCGGTGCCCATGGATGAGTTGACGCCGGGCACACCTGACAAGCCCACGCCGCAGGGAATGCTCGGAGACATAGCCATTTGTCCGCAGGTGGCCGAGGTGCAGGCGCGGAACGCCGGACACACCACCCAGGACGAAATGCTGTTGCTCGCCACGCACGGCATCCTCCACCTGCTTGGTTTCGACCACGCTGAACCGGAGGAAAAGGAAGAGATGTTCGGTTTGCAGCGTGAGTTGCTGTCTGAGTTCCTGGGCAAGGATGCCCCCATGGAGACCATGCAGTGA
- a CDS encoding LCP family protein encodes MRRRDARPLGPGTAAPDAARHGEDPEGTPRHMNAPKGLPLWLKIVTGLVSVALVAGVAFAAFWFIRLQTNITKAPLSAAESRDSNDAVVNDKSDRLQILILGSDTRDGKNSQYGNADDSTGYGHSDVMMLLDISADNKRVSVMSFPRDLLVDVPQCTDHTNNQTFPARSGVMINEAMAEAGIGCAVDTINKLTGLEIDHFMMADFNAVKELSKAVGGVDVCVSDPVFDPDSHLRLPKGNSQVEGEQALAFLRTRHAFGDGGDLGRIKGQQAFLSSLTRKLKADGTLGNPQRLLQIADVVTQNLTVDEGLASVPSLLTIGGRLKDIDVSKVAFVAVPTQPAALDPNRLELVEPQASQLFAALRADLDLTNPGATSSPAPTEPGAGTPSTAPTTAAPAVPAYNKAIQPVAVANGSGVGTRAQELLATLTGNGFTQSVSYLANPVEKTVVYYGPDFADVATDVAALFGIPAAQVQQAKGVSGVQLYVGTDFATGTAYGAASVPPDVVNQTAKEAVCQQVNPLYITQ; translated from the coding sequence GTGCGACGTCGTGACGCCCGCCCGCTGGGCCCCGGCACCGCTGCTCCTGATGCGGCGCGCCATGGGGAGGACCCCGAGGGAACTCCGCGCCACATGAACGCGCCCAAGGGCCTCCCGTTGTGGCTAAAGATTGTTACCGGCCTCGTGTCAGTGGCTCTCGTTGCCGGCGTTGCTTTTGCGGCCTTCTGGTTTATCCGTCTACAGACCAACATCACCAAGGCCCCGCTATCCGCGGCAGAATCGCGCGATAGCAATGATGCGGTAGTCAATGACAAGTCGGACCGACTGCAGATCCTTATCCTCGGGTCGGATACCCGTGATGGGAAAAACTCCCAGTATGGTAACGCGGACGATTCCACGGGCTACGGCCACTCGGATGTCATGATGCTGCTGGACATTTCTGCGGACAATAAACGTGTCAGCGTCATGAGTTTCCCACGTGACCTCCTGGTGGATGTGCCCCAGTGCACGGACCACACCAACAACCAGACGTTCCCCGCGCGGAGCGGCGTGATGATCAACGAAGCCATGGCAGAAGCTGGAATCGGCTGTGCCGTGGACACCATCAACAAGCTCACCGGCCTGGAAATAGATCACTTCATGATGGCCGACTTCAATGCGGTGAAGGAACTGTCCAAGGCTGTGGGCGGAGTGGATGTTTGTGTCAGCGATCCCGTCTTTGATCCCGACTCCCATCTTCGTTTGCCGAAGGGTAACTCCCAGGTTGAAGGCGAGCAGGCCCTGGCATTCCTGCGTACCCGGCATGCCTTTGGAGACGGTGGGGACCTCGGGCGAATCAAGGGCCAGCAGGCGTTTCTTTCATCACTGACGCGGAAGCTGAAGGCCGACGGCACGCTCGGCAATCCCCAGAGGCTCCTGCAGATCGCTGACGTCGTCACGCAAAACCTGACCGTCGATGAGGGGTTGGCGTCTGTGCCATCGCTGCTGACCATTGGTGGAAGGCTGAAGGACATTGATGTCTCCAAAGTCGCCTTTGTTGCTGTCCCCACCCAGCCAGCCGCGTTGGACCCTAACCGATTGGAGCTCGTTGAGCCCCAGGCATCACAGCTTTTTGCGGCCCTTCGCGCAGATCTGGATCTGACAAACCCCGGAGCAACGTCAAGCCCGGCTCCAACAGAGCCTGGGGCCGGTACTCCATCCACGGCGCCTACTACTGCTGCCCCTGCAGTCCCGGCCTACAACAAAGCCATCCAGCCGGTAGCAGTCGCCAACGGCAGCGGGGTTGGGACCAGGGCGCAGGAACTCCTGGCCACCTTGACCGGCAATGGATTTACACAGTCCGTTTCGTATCTGGCCAACCCAGTGGAGAAGACCGTGGTCTACTACGGTCCGGACTTCGCCGACGTTGCTACCGACGTTGCGGCGCTGTTCGGTATCCCGGCGGCACAGGTTCAGCAAGCCAAGGGAGTTTCGGGCGTGCAGCTCTACGTAGGCACGGACTTTGCGACCGGGACAGCCTATGGGGCGGCCTCTGTTCCACCTGATGTAGTCAACCAGACGGCCAAAGAAGCAGTGTGCCAACAGGTGAACCCGCTTTACATCACCCAATAA
- a CDS encoding M13-type metalloendopeptidase, with product MPQSGITLSNIDHSVRPQDDLYQHVNGAWLNSTTIPDDRPLEGTFTALRDEAELAVKAIIEEAANKGASASGIEQKVGGLYASFMDEAAAEAKGLEPLQERLEEVRSVGSVEEFSALLGRLFRCDVSGLFSIYPAPDAGNPERILLYIGQGGLGLPDESYYRDEKFAPIVASYGEYVAKLFGLARVADAEAAAGRIVALEKALASHHWDNVTLRDPQKTYNLKTAEEAAKLFPLLDTWFEAGRVDAGKRAEIVVSTPDFFAGAAALLESEPLAVWKEWLTLRVLSSAAPYLSSKFVDTNFDFYGTTLSGTPQNKERWKRGVAVVEAALGEAVGQIYVERHFPEGHKARMQTLVANLIEAYRDSISSLEWMGEDTKAEALKKLDAFRPKIGFPEKWIDYSAVEIDPHDLLGNVERAHDADVDRHLDEIGKPVDLDKWLMTPQTVNAYYHPMLNEIVFPAAILQPPFFTAEADDAVNYGGIGAVIGHEIGHGFDDQGSQFDGSGALRNWWTEEDRTAFEARTAKLVAQFDALSPYAAPDHKVNGKLTLGENIGDLGGLTIAYKAYLLSLDGAEPEVLDGFTGQQRFFMSWAAGWRQVIRTEEAIRRLATDPHSPNEFRTNAIARNLDAFHETFQVNDQDRMWMAPEDRVSIW from the coding sequence GTGCCACAGTCGGGGATCACTCTTTCCAACATCGATCACAGCGTCCGGCCGCAGGACGACCTCTACCAGCACGTCAACGGTGCATGGTTGAACAGCACGACGATCCCTGACGACCGCCCGCTGGAAGGCACCTTCACCGCTTTGCGGGACGAGGCAGAATTGGCTGTCAAGGCGATCATCGAGGAAGCCGCGAACAAGGGAGCATCAGCCTCCGGCATCGAACAGAAGGTCGGCGGCCTTTACGCGAGCTTCATGGATGAGGCTGCGGCAGAGGCGAAGGGACTCGAACCCTTGCAGGAGCGACTGGAGGAAGTCCGGTCAGTGGGTTCGGTGGAGGAATTTTCGGCGTTGCTGGGCCGCCTGTTCCGATGCGACGTGTCCGGTTTGTTCTCGATCTACCCGGCACCCGACGCCGGAAACCCGGAGCGGATTCTTCTGTACATCGGCCAGGGCGGCCTCGGACTCCCGGACGAGTCCTACTATCGCGACGAAAAGTTTGCGCCGATTGTGGCCTCCTACGGTGAATACGTCGCGAAGTTGTTCGGCCTCGCCAGAGTTGCAGACGCGGAAGCTGCGGCTGGCCGCATCGTTGCCTTGGAAAAGGCCCTCGCGTCCCACCACTGGGACAACGTCACACTTCGGGATCCCCAAAAGACGTACAACCTCAAAACGGCGGAAGAAGCAGCGAAGCTGTTCCCCCTGCTGGATACCTGGTTTGAGGCCGGCCGTGTCGATGCCGGCAAACGCGCCGAGATCGTGGTCAGCACGCCGGACTTCTTTGCCGGCGCCGCAGCGCTTCTGGAATCGGAACCCCTCGCCGTCTGGAAGGAATGGCTGACCCTGAGGGTACTCAGCTCAGCCGCGCCTTACCTTTCTTCGAAGTTTGTGGACACCAACTTCGACTTCTACGGGACCACCCTCAGTGGCACCCCGCAAAACAAGGAGCGCTGGAAGCGCGGCGTTGCCGTCGTCGAAGCAGCACTTGGCGAGGCAGTGGGCCAAATCTATGTGGAGCGCCATTTCCCCGAGGGGCACAAGGCCAGGATGCAGACCCTCGTGGCCAATCTGATCGAGGCCTACCGTGACAGCATTTCTTCCCTTGAGTGGATGGGTGAGGACACAAAGGCTGAAGCCCTTAAGAAGCTGGACGCATTCCGCCCCAAGATTGGTTTTCCTGAGAAATGGATAGACTACTCCGCTGTTGAGATCGACCCCCATGACCTCCTGGGTAACGTAGAGCGGGCCCACGACGCCGACGTCGATCGCCACCTGGATGAAATCGGCAAGCCGGTGGACTTGGACAAATGGCTCATGACGCCACAGACAGTGAACGCCTACTATCACCCGATGCTGAACGAAATCGTGTTCCCCGCCGCCATCCTCCAGCCGCCATTCTTCACTGCAGAAGCCGACGACGCAGTGAACTACGGTGGCATTGGTGCTGTAATCGGACATGAAATCGGCCATGGATTCGATGACCAGGGATCCCAATTCGACGGAAGCGGAGCCCTCCGCAATTGGTGGACCGAAGAGGACAGGACGGCCTTCGAAGCCCGGACGGCAAAGTTGGTTGCCCAATTCGACGCGCTATCCCCCTATGCCGCACCTGACCACAAGGTCAACGGCAAACTGACGTTGGGTGAGAACATCGGTGACCTGGGCGGCCTCACCATTGCGTATAAGGCCTACCTGCTCAGCCTCGATGGTGCCGAGCCTGAGGTCCTGGACGGTTTCACAGGCCAGCAACGGTTCTTCATGTCCTGGGCTGCCGGCTGGCGTCAGGTGATCCGAACCGAGGAAGCGATCCGCAGGCTTGCTACGGATCCACACTCCCCCAATGAGTTCCGCACGAATGCCATAGCCCGGAACCTCGACGCCTTCCACGAAACCTTCCAGGTCAACGATCAAGACCGGATGTGGATGGCACCTGAGGACCGGGTCAGTATCTGGTAA
- a CDS encoding 16S rRNA (uracil(1498)-N(3))-methyltransferase has product MSNPVFFTPAGSLDGVEPGAVFVIDGAEARHAVTVKRLTVGESVDIADGAGARLTGTVAEVGPGSLSVTASEVVFEDQPDVRLVLVQALAKGDRDELAIETATELGIDAVIPWQAERSIVRWKGDRAAKAHAKWQSVVTAAAKQARRAWIPEVRPILDSAALAKAVAAADLAVILHEDAKNPLRTVLEAPIVAEAGGLDSPREVLLIVGPEGGISPREVTRLSDAGAVTALLGHHVLRSSTAGPAAVVLASDVLGRW; this is encoded by the coding sequence GTGAGCAACCCCGTTTTCTTCACGCCCGCCGGGAGCCTGGACGGAGTTGAGCCGGGCGCTGTGTTCGTCATCGACGGTGCAGAAGCCCGGCATGCCGTTACCGTGAAGAGGCTCACTGTCGGTGAGTCCGTGGACATCGCCGATGGCGCAGGAGCCCGCCTGACAGGCACGGTTGCAGAAGTTGGCCCTGGAAGTTTGTCCGTCACGGCATCCGAGGTAGTTTTCGAAGATCAGCCGGACGTGCGTTTGGTGCTGGTCCAAGCGTTGGCCAAGGGTGACCGTGACGAGTTGGCCATTGAAACTGCCACCGAACTGGGCATAGACGCCGTAATCCCCTGGCAGGCTGAGCGATCCATCGTCCGCTGGAAGGGGGATCGCGCTGCCAAGGCCCACGCGAAGTGGCAGTCTGTAGTCACTGCCGCGGCGAAGCAGGCCCGGCGGGCGTGGATACCGGAGGTGCGTCCTATCCTGGATTCCGCGGCTTTGGCAAAGGCTGTTGCCGCCGCGGACCTGGCTGTAATCCTTCACGAGGACGCCAAGAACCCCTTGCGGACCGTCCTGGAAGCGCCCATCGTGGCTGAGGCCGGCGGCCTGGATTCACCACGTGAAGTCCTCTTGATCGTGGGGCCGGAAGGCGGCATCTCGCCACGCGAGGTAACCCGCCTCAGCGACGCCGGGGCGGTCACGGCGCTCTTGGGCCACCACGTCCTGAGGTCTTCGACGGCGGGACCCGCCGCCGTCGTACTCGCCTCCGACGTCTTGGGCCGCTGGTAG
- a CDS encoding hemolysin family protein encodes MTSLILVGMALVFLSFVALLTAAEAAFNFLPRHEAEQSVVRSKGKALGSILKKPVAHMRALRFWRVWFEMAAAVAVAVVMHSFLDNVWLAGLAATGIMAVIGFVLVGVSPRQLGRAHSGPIVRFTAPLIRFLCWILGPIPGWLVALGSAVAPGAPGGDDAFVSEEEFREFVDRAAESDMIEDNEAELIHSVFDFGDTLVRSVMVPRTDIVSIGTGSDLEAAMALFLRSGYSRIPVIGENTDQIRGILYLKDVAAAMHRGEPGLQPHDVDSLARDVRYVPESKPVSDLLKELQKESTHVAIVIDEYGGTAGLVTLEDLIEEIVGEIVDEYDSAAEEAVDLGDGTYRVSARMSIDDLGELFDIDLDDDEVDTVGGLLAKALGQVPIVGSSVEVNGVSLKADRLEGRRNRVSHIIAAAMPKEDTDFEDLLDEADTTQQGVPREQAK; translated from the coding sequence GTGACCTCGCTCATCCTGGTCGGCATGGCGCTGGTTTTCCTCAGTTTCGTCGCCTTGTTGACCGCAGCCGAGGCTGCGTTCAATTTCCTGCCCCGGCACGAAGCTGAACAATCGGTAGTCCGCAGCAAGGGCAAAGCCTTGGGGAGCATCCTCAAGAAGCCGGTCGCTCATATGCGTGCCCTGCGGTTCTGGCGCGTGTGGTTCGAGATGGCGGCAGCGGTCGCTGTCGCTGTCGTCATGCACAGTTTTCTGGACAACGTGTGGCTTGCCGGATTGGCGGCAACCGGCATCATGGCTGTCATCGGATTCGTTTTGGTTGGCGTCTCGCCCCGGCAGCTGGGACGCGCGCATTCGGGCCCCATCGTCCGCTTTACCGCCCCGCTGATCAGGTTCCTCTGCTGGATCCTCGGACCGATTCCCGGCTGGCTTGTCGCGTTGGGGAGCGCAGTCGCGCCCGGCGCCCCCGGCGGTGATGACGCATTTGTCAGCGAGGAAGAATTCCGCGAGTTCGTGGACCGGGCGGCGGAATCGGACATGATCGAAGACAACGAGGCAGAGCTCATCCACTCGGTCTTTGACTTCGGCGATACTTTGGTTCGCTCGGTCATGGTTCCGCGCACGGACATCGTCAGCATCGGGACGGGTTCGGACCTTGAAGCGGCCATGGCACTCTTCCTCCGCTCCGGCTATTCCCGGATACCGGTCATTGGCGAGAACACGGATCAGATCCGCGGCATTCTCTACCTCAAGGACGTTGCCGCGGCGATGCATCGCGGCGAACCCGGACTGCAACCGCACGACGTCGATTCTCTCGCCCGGGACGTTCGGTACGTCCCGGAATCCAAGCCCGTGAGCGACCTCTTGAAGGAACTGCAGAAGGAATCCACCCACGTGGCCATCGTCATCGATGAGTACGGCGGCACCGCCGGCCTGGTGACCTTGGAGGATCTCATCGAAGAAATCGTGGGAGAGATCGTTGACGAGTACGATTCCGCCGCCGAAGAAGCGGTGGACCTGGGCGACGGAACCTACCGTGTCAGTGCCCGCATGAGCATCGATGACCTCGGGGAACTGTTCGATATCGACCTCGACGACGACGAAGTGGACACCGTTGGCGGCCTCCTTGCCAAGGCTCTCGGCCAGGTTCCGATCGTCGGGAGCTCCGTTGAAGTGAACGGTGTGTCGCTAAAGGCAGATAGGCTTGAGGGTCGCCGAAACCGGGTCAGCCACATCATTGCGGCAGCCATGCCAAAGGAAGACACTGACTTTGAAGACCTTCTCGATGAGGCCGACACAACGCAACAGGGAGTTCCACGTGAGCAAGCAAAATAA
- the leuA gene encoding 2-isopropylmalate synthase: MRNAQKPSGMPIHRYLPFQDQITVEVPDRTWPDKVITKAPRWCAVDLRDGNQALIDPMSPARKLKMFQLLVNMGYKEIEVGFPSASQTDFDFVRQLIEGGHIPDDVTIQVLTQAREHLIERTYESLVGAKQAIVHLYNSTSVLQRRVVFNQDEDGILDIALQGARLCKKYEETLTDTHITYEYSPESFTGTELEYAARVCNAIADVFEASADKQVIINLPATVEMATPNVYADSIEWMHRNLHPRDGIIISLHPHNDRGTGVAAAELGYLAGADRIEGCLFGNGERTGNVDLVTLGLNMFVQGVDPMIDFSDIDEIRRTVEYCNQLPVPERSPYGGDLVFTAFSGSHQDAIKKGFEALEKDAAAAGVPVDDFTWQVPYLPIDPKDLGRSYEAVIRVNSQSGKGGVAYLLKNEHNLDLPRRAQIEFSGVIQRRTDAVGGEVSGAQLWQIFQDEYLPSDEEQAQWGRYSLGSVSTETDESGAMTMNANLRIDGVEVRRTGHGNGPIAALLDILHHDGVDVRVLDYSEHALSEGGSASAAAYVECAVGERVLWGVGIDPSTTTSSLKALISAVNRAVRDARA; encoded by the coding sequence ATGCGTAATGCACAAAAGCCCTCCGGTATGCCGATTCACCGCTACCTGCCGTTCCAGGACCAGATCACTGTCGAGGTTCCGGATCGTACGTGGCCGGACAAAGTCATCACCAAGGCCCCACGCTGGTGTGCAGTGGACCTGCGCGATGGCAACCAGGCGCTGATCGATCCCATGAGCCCGGCGCGCAAGCTGAAGATGTTCCAGCTGCTGGTCAACATGGGATACAAGGAGATCGAGGTTGGCTTCCCCTCCGCATCCCAGACCGACTTTGATTTCGTTCGGCAGCTGATCGAAGGCGGCCATATTCCGGACGATGTCACCATCCAGGTCCTCACCCAGGCGCGTGAACACCTCATTGAACGGACCTACGAGTCCCTGGTGGGTGCCAAGCAGGCGATCGTGCACCTGTACAACTCCACTTCTGTGCTGCAGCGCCGCGTTGTCTTCAACCAGGACGAGGACGGCATCCTCGATATTGCCCTGCAGGGTGCCCGCCTGTGCAAGAAGTATGAAGAGACGCTGACCGATACCCACATCACGTACGAGTACTCGCCGGAGTCTTTCACCGGAACCGAGCTGGAGTATGCAGCCCGGGTGTGCAATGCGATTGCAGACGTTTTTGAAGCATCAGCGGACAAGCAGGTCATTATCAACTTGCCGGCCACGGTGGAGATGGCAACTCCCAACGTCTACGCGGACTCCATTGAGTGGATGCACCGCAATCTGCATCCCCGTGACGGCATCATCATTTCACTGCACCCGCACAACGATCGCGGTACCGGCGTTGCTGCCGCGGAACTCGGCTACCTGGCTGGAGCAGACCGCATTGAGGGCTGCCTGTTTGGTAATGGGGAGCGCACCGGAAACGTTGACCTCGTCACCCTGGGCCTGAACATGTTTGTCCAGGGCGTGGACCCGATGATCGATTTCTCAGACATCGACGAGATCCGCCGCACGGTTGAGTACTGCAACCAGTTGCCGGTTCCCGAACGTTCGCCCTATGGTGGCGACCTCGTCTTCACTGCCTTTTCGGGATCGCACCAGGACGCCATTAAGAAGGGCTTCGAAGCACTCGAGAAGGATGCTGCCGCAGCAGGCGTACCCGTGGATGACTTCACTTGGCAGGTTCCCTACCTGCCTATTGATCCCAAGGACCTGGGCCGAAGCTATGAAGCTGTCATCCGGGTCAACTCGCAGTCCGGCAAGGGCGGCGTCGCCTACCTGCTGAAGAACGAGCACAATCTCGATCTGCCGCGGCGCGCCCAGATTGAATTCTCCGGCGTTATCCAGCGCCGGACAGATGCTGTTGGCGGCGAGGTCAGCGGTGCGCAGCTTTGGCAGATCTTCCAGGACGAATACCTGCCCTCCGATGAGGAACAAGCCCAGTGGGGCCGGTACTCCCTGGGCAGCGTAAGCACTGAAACGGATGAGTCCGGCGCCATGACCATGAACGCGAACCTGCGGATTGATGGCGTAGAGGTTCGCAGGACCGGCCACGGTAATGGTCCAATCGCCGCGCTGCTGGACATCCTGCACCATGACGGCGTTGATGTTCGTGTGCTCGACTACAGCGAACATGCCCTGTCAGAAGGCGGCAGCGCAAGCGCGGCTGCTTATGTTGAATGCGCGGTAGGCGAACGTGTCCTCTGGGGCGTGGGAATCGACCCCAGCACCACGACTTCTTCACTGAAAGCACTCATCTCTGCCGTAAACCGGGCAGTTCGGGACGCCCGGGCCTAA
- a CDS encoding GerMN domain-containing protein, with amino-acid sequence MLAVLLLTGCIANGGPTQTTSSAPPVSVQEAPASNAPLETTQASTKIPVYWIGRSKEDVYLYREFRDISGDGNPVTTALRIMMAEKPLDHDFFTPWQDPGSLATSISGKNVITVDISRDAFNSNLDAGMAQRAVQQLVYTATAAASSSGLINSGQQIQVVILVDGHTDFMAFGQVRLGQPMARDASLVAPLWIIDPQEDTSLPAGVVKFNGRSTDSSKPVSWQILRDNGNGEKASLLTGQTKATGEPGQFGVFSFNATLKPGKYELRVSQVQDSGQADTSTTDTRLFSVG; translated from the coding sequence ATGCTTGCTGTCCTTTTGCTGACCGGCTGTATCGCCAACGGCGGACCCACTCAAACTACGTCCAGTGCGCCGCCAGTCAGCGTCCAGGAAGCTCCGGCCAGCAACGCTCCCCTGGAGACCACCCAGGCGTCCACTAAGATCCCGGTCTACTGGATTGGGCGGAGCAAGGAAGATGTCTACCTCTACCGCGAATTCAGAGACATCTCCGGCGATGGAAACCCCGTCACCACTGCGCTGCGCATTATGATGGCCGAAAAGCCGTTGGACCACGACTTCTTCACCCCGTGGCAGGACCCCGGCAGCCTGGCAACATCCATCTCGGGCAAGAACGTGATCACCGTTGATATTTCCCGGGATGCCTTCAACTCCAACCTTGATGCCGGCATGGCGCAACGGGCTGTACAGCAGCTGGTCTACACTGCCACGGCAGCAGCCTCGTCGTCAGGCCTGATCAACTCCGGGCAGCAAATCCAAGTGGTCATCCTGGTCGACGGTCACACTGATTTCATGGCCTTCGGCCAGGTACGGCTCGGACAACCAATGGCCAGGGACGCTTCCTTGGTGGCGCCACTATGGATCATCGACCCGCAGGAGGACACCTCGCTCCCGGCCGGCGTGGTCAAGTTCAATGGCCGCAGCACTGACAGCTCCAAGCCGGTCAGCTGGCAGATCCTCCGGGACAACGGCAATGGCGAAAAGGCCAGCCTCCTGACCGGCCAGACAAAAGCCACAGGAGAGCCGGGACAATTCGGCGTCTTCTCCTTCAATGCGACCCTGAAACCAGGGAAATACGAATTGCGCGTGTCCCAGGTTCAGGACTCCGGGCAAGCAGACACATCCACCACCGATACGCGGCTTTTCAGCGTCGGCTAG
- a CDS encoding PhoH family protein, whose protein sequence is MSESLNGRLRTGNGNPATTEFPHTLPGTRTEIVTFDNSDQMVHSLGSHDEALRYIEEQFPDVNFHVRGNELSMSGPSTVIPRIMRLLEEVRGLVARGTVVTPDVLQQLVSLLRTQSVQNPVDVLTHNILSSRGKTIRPKTLNQKNYVDAIDANTVIFGIGPAGTGKTYLAMAKAVQALQLKEVSRIILTRPAVEAGERLGFLPGTLSDKIDPYLRPLYDALHDMMDPESIPRLMAAGTIEVAPLAYMRGRTLNDAFIILDEAQNTTPEQMKMFLTRLGFGSKMVVTGDVTQIDLPFGSTSGLRIVREILSGIEDVNFSILEAADVVRHRLVADIVSAYSRWDDAHRTDGAAGTHHKRGERK, encoded by the coding sequence ATGAGTGAATCCCTGAATGGGCGGCTGCGGACCGGAAACGGGAACCCAGCCACCACCGAGTTCCCGCACACCTTACCGGGCACGCGCACGGAAATCGTCACGTTCGACAACTCCGATCAGATGGTTCACTCATTGGGCAGCCATGACGAAGCCTTGCGCTACATCGAGGAGCAGTTCCCGGACGTCAACTTCCACGTTCGCGGCAATGAATTGTCCATGTCCGGTCCGTCCACGGTCATCCCGCGCATCATGCGTCTCCTTGAAGAGGTCCGCGGACTGGTAGCCAGGGGAACGGTCGTTACCCCTGATGTCCTGCAGCAGCTCGTTTCCCTCCTCAGGACACAGTCGGTCCAGAATCCCGTGGATGTCCTTACCCACAACATTCTTTCAAGCCGCGGCAAAACCATCCGGCCCAAGACCTTGAATCAGAAGAACTATGTGGATGCCATAGATGCCAACACAGTGATCTTCGGTATTGGCCCGGCAGGTACTGGCAAAACATACCTCGCCATGGCCAAGGCCGTGCAGGCCCTCCAACTCAAGGAAGTAAGCCGGATCATCCTGACCCGGCCCGCTGTTGAGGCAGGGGAGCGGCTGGGCTTCCTGCCGGGAACGCTGAGCGACAAGATCGATCCCTACCTGCGGCCGCTTTACGATGCCTTGCACGACATGATGGATCCGGAGTCCATTCCCAGGCTGATGGCTGCCGGCACCATTGAAGTCGCACCGTTGGCCTATATGCGTGGACGGACGCTCAATGACGCATTCATCATCCTGGACGAGGCCCAGAACACCACTCCTGAACAGATGAAGATGTTCCTAACCCGCCTCGGATTCGGCTCAAAGATGGTTGTCACAGGAGACGTAACGCAGATCGACCTGCCTTTTGGCTCCACCTCCGGACTGCGGATCGTACGGGAAATCCTCAGTGGGATCGAGGACGTCAATTTCTCCATCCTGGAGGCTGCGGACGTCGTCCGGCACCGTTTGGTTGCAGACATCGTTTCGGCCTACAGCAGGTGGGATGACGCGCACCGTACGGACGGGGCCGCCGGCACACATCACAAACGTGGAGAACGAAAATGA